One stretch of Streptomyces sp. NBC_01142 DNA includes these proteins:
- a CDS encoding ABC transporter permease, whose amino-acid sequence MSTETTTGTDTTRIHNIGYRNYDGLRLGRAYARRSLYSQSLRGAFGLGRSAKSKVLPMILFAITCLVAAIIVAVAIAVPNMTDLPLEYTRYAIVMQALIGLFLAAQAPQSVSRDLRFKSVPLYFSRPIERVDYVLAKYAAMASALFVLTATPLVILYLGALLAKFDFADQTKGFAQGMVSVALLSVLFGGLGLVMAALTPRRGFGVAAVIATLTITYGAVSTVQAIAYETGSTGVIQWFGLFSPVTLIDGVQTAFLGATSAFPGSQGPGAGAGVVYLLVVLALVAGSYAVLMRRYRKVGL is encoded by the coding sequence ATGAGCACCGAGACCACAACCGGGACCGACACCACCCGGATCCACAACATCGGTTACCGCAACTACGACGGGCTGCGGCTCGGCCGTGCGTACGCGCGCCGTTCGCTCTACTCGCAGTCGCTGCGCGGCGCGTTCGGACTGGGCCGTTCGGCCAAGTCCAAGGTGCTGCCGATGATCCTCTTCGCGATCACCTGCCTCGTCGCGGCGATCATTGTCGCGGTGGCCATCGCCGTCCCCAACATGACGGACCTTCCGCTCGAGTACACGCGGTACGCGATCGTCATGCAGGCCCTCATCGGTCTCTTCCTGGCGGCGCAGGCACCGCAGTCCGTCTCCCGCGATCTGCGCTTCAAGAGCGTGCCGCTGTACTTCTCGCGGCCGATCGAACGCGTCGACTACGTCCTCGCCAAGTACGCGGCGATGGCTTCGGCCCTCTTCGTCCTCACCGCGACGCCGCTGGTGATTCTGTATCTGGGCGCGCTGCTCGCCAAGTTCGACTTCGCCGACCAGACGAAGGGCTTCGCACAGGGCATGGTCTCCGTGGCGCTCCTTTCCGTCCTCTTCGGCGGCCTCGGCCTGGTCATGGCCGCGCTCACGCCGCGCCGCGGCTTCGGCGTCGCCGCCGTGATCGCCACGCTGACCATCACCTACGGCGCGGTCTCCACGGTTCAGGCCATCGCGTACGAGACGGGCTCCACCGGTGTCATCCAGTGGTTCGGCCTGTTCTCGCCGGTCACGCTCATCGACGGCGTCCAGACCGCCTTCCTCGGCGCGACCTCGGCCTTCCCCGGCTCGCAGGGCCCGGGCGCCGGCGCCGGCGTGGTCTATCTGCTCGTCGTCCTCGCGCTCGTCGCCGGCTCGTACGCCGTCCTGATGCGCCGCTACCGAAAGGTCGGGCTGTGA
- the serS gene encoding serine--tRNA ligase, whose product MIDLRLLREDPDRVRASQRARGEDVALVDALLLADERRRSSGLRFDELRSEQKSLGKLIPKASPEERAELLKKAEQLKTDVKAADAAQDEADEETKRLLLQLGNIVHEDVPVGGEEDFVVLETHGTIRDFGAEGFAPKDHLELGEALGAIDVERGAKVSGSRFYYLTGVGALLELALVNAAIAQATEAGFIPMLTPALVRPRAMEGTGFLGQASENVYHLEKDDYYLVGTSEVPLAAYHMDEIIDADKLPLRYAGFSPCFRREAGTYGKDTRGIFRVHQFDKVEMFSYVAPEDAEDEHKRLLDWEKQWLTGLELPFQVIDVATGDLGASASRKYDCEAWIPTQGKYRELTSASNCNSFQARRLSVRMRDGKKVQPLSTLNGTLCAVPRTIVAILENHQLADGSVRVPEMLRPYLGGREILEPIAK is encoded by the coding sequence GTGATTGACCTTCGCCTGCTCCGTGAGGACCCCGACCGTGTTCGCGCCTCCCAGCGCGCCCGTGGAGAGGACGTCGCCCTCGTCGACGCCCTGCTCTTGGCCGATGAGCGGCGCAGGTCGTCCGGCCTCCGCTTCGACGAGCTGCGTTCCGAGCAGAAGTCGCTCGGCAAACTCATTCCCAAGGCGTCTCCCGAAGAGCGCGCCGAGCTGCTGAAGAAGGCCGAGCAGCTGAAGACAGACGTCAAGGCGGCCGACGCCGCCCAGGACGAGGCCGACGAGGAGACCAAGCGTCTGCTGCTCCAGCTCGGGAACATCGTCCACGAAGACGTCCCGGTCGGCGGCGAGGAGGACTTCGTCGTCCTGGAGACGCACGGCACGATCCGCGACTTCGGAGCCGAAGGCTTCGCGCCCAAGGACCACCTGGAGCTCGGCGAGGCGCTCGGCGCCATCGACGTCGAGCGCGGCGCCAAGGTGTCGGGCTCGCGCTTCTACTACCTGACGGGCGTCGGCGCGCTGCTCGAGCTGGCACTGGTCAACGCGGCCATCGCGCAGGCCACCGAGGCCGGCTTCATCCCGATGCTCACGCCCGCGCTGGTCCGCCCGCGCGCCATGGAGGGCACCGGCTTCCTCGGCCAGGCCTCCGAGAACGTGTACCACCTGGAGAAGGACGACTACTACCTGGTCGGCACCTCCGAGGTCCCGCTCGCCGCGTACCACATGGACGAGATCATCGATGCCGACAAGCTGCCGCTGCGGTACGCCGGCTTCTCGCCGTGCTTCCGCCGCGAGGCGGGGACGTACGGCAAGGACACCCGGGGCATCTTCCGGGTCCACCAGTTCGACAAGGTCGAGATGTTCTCGTACGTCGCGCCCGAGGACGCCGAGGACGAGCACAAGCGTCTCCTGGACTGGGAGAAGCAGTGGCTGACCGGCCTCGAGCTGCCCTTCCAGGTGATCGATGTGGCCACCGGCGACCTGGGTGCCTCGGCGTCGCGCAAGTACGACTGCGAGGCGTGGATCCCGACCCAGGGCAAGTACCGCGAGCTGACCTCCGCCTCGAACTGCAACAGCTTCCAGGCGCGCCGCCTCTCCGTCCGGATGCGCGACGGCAAGAAGGTGCAGCCGCTGTCGACGCTGAACGGCACGCTCTGCGCCGTACCGCGCACGATCGTGGCGATCCTGGAGAACCACCAGCTGGCGGACGGTTCGGTGCGGGTGCCCGAGATGCTGCGTCCGTACCTGGGAGGACGAGAGATCCTGGAGCCGATCGCCAAGTGA
- the pheA gene encoding prephenate dehydratase → MSATRYTYLGPEGTFTEAALRTLPEAATRELVPMVSVPAALDAVRNGDAAAALVPIENSVEGGVTATLDELASGEPLMIYREVLLPIAFALLVRPGTKLSEVKTVTGHPVAQPQVRNWLRNNLPDALWESAASNADGARLVQEGRFDAAFAGEFAAATYGLEPLVTEIHDAENAETRFVLVGRHARPAAPTGADKTSVVIWLGDDHPGALLELLQEFAVRGVNLMLIQSRPTGAGIGNYCFAVDAEGHISDRRVGEALMGLKRICPKVRFLGSYPRAGVAVEDVRVLRAGTSDAEFTAASDWLARCQDGRA, encoded by the coding sequence ATGTCGGCCACGCGCTACACGTATCTCGGTCCTGAGGGCACCTTCACCGAAGCCGCCCTGCGCACGCTTCCGGAAGCCGCCACCCGGGAGCTCGTCCCGATGGTGTCCGTGCCCGCGGCGCTCGATGCCGTACGCAACGGGGACGCCGCTGCCGCCCTCGTACCGATCGAGAACTCCGTGGAGGGCGGCGTCACCGCGACCCTCGACGAGCTGGCGTCCGGCGAACCGCTGATGATCTACCGCGAGGTGCTGCTGCCGATCGCCTTCGCACTGCTGGTGCGGCCGGGCACCAAGCTCTCCGAGGTGAAGACGGTGACCGGGCATCCGGTCGCCCAGCCGCAGGTACGCAACTGGCTGCGCAACAACCTGCCGGACGCGCTCTGGGAGTCGGCCGCGTCGAACGCGGACGGGGCGCGGCTGGTGCAGGAGGGGCGGTTCGACGCGGCCTTCGCGGGCGAGTTCGCGGCCGCCACCTACGGGCTGGAACCGCTGGTCACCGAGATCCATGACGCGGAGAACGCGGAGACGCGCTTCGTGCTGGTGGGCCGGCATGCCAGGCCTGCGGCACCGACCGGCGCGGACAAGACGTCCGTGGTCATCTGGCTGGGCGACGACCACCCCGGTGCGCTGCTCGAGCTGCTCCAGGAATTCGCGGTGCGCGGGGTCAACCTGATGCTGATCCAGTCCCGGCCGACCGGTGCGGGGATCGGGAACTACTGCTTCGCGGTGGACGCCGAGGGCCATATCTCGGACCGGCGTGTGGGCGAGGCGCTGATGGGGCTGAAGCGGATCTGCCCGAAGGTGCGCTTCCTCGGTTCGTATCCGCGGGCCGGGGTGGCTGTGGAGGACGTACGGGTGCTGCGCGCGGGGACGTCGGACGCGGAGTTCACTGCGGCGTCGGACTGGCTGGCGCGCTGCCAGGACGGCCGGGCCTGA
- a CDS encoding ABC transporter ATP-binding protein: MTIINIEHASRWFGNVVAVNDVTMTIGPGVTGLLGPNGAGKSTLINMMGGFLAPSTGTVTLDGQQIWRNESVYRQIGVVPEREAMYDFLTGREFVVANAELHDLGKEEAQRALATVEMEYAQDRKIATYSKGMRQRVKMASALVHEPSVLLLDEPFNGMDPRQRMQLMDLLRRMGAEGRTVLFSSHILEEVEQLASHIEVIVAGRHAASGDFRKIRRLMTDRPHRYLVRSSDDRALAAALIADPSTAGIEVDLAEGALRIQAVDFGRFTELLPRVAREHSIRLLTVSPSDESLESVFSYLVAA, encoded by the coding sequence GTGACCATCATCAACATCGAGCACGCCTCACGGTGGTTCGGAAACGTCGTGGCCGTCAACGACGTGACCATGACGATCGGCCCGGGCGTCACCGGGCTGCTCGGCCCGAACGGCGCGGGCAAGTCCACCCTGATCAACATGATGGGCGGCTTCCTCGCCCCCTCCACCGGCACTGTGACCCTCGACGGGCAGCAGATCTGGCGCAACGAGTCGGTCTACCGGCAGATCGGCGTCGTACCGGAGCGGGAAGCGATGTACGACTTCCTCACCGGCCGCGAATTCGTCGTGGCCAACGCCGAACTGCACGACCTCGGTAAAGAGGAGGCCCAGCGCGCCCTGGCCACCGTGGAGATGGAGTACGCGCAGGACCGCAAGATCGCGACGTACAGCAAGGGCATGAGGCAGCGCGTGAAGATGGCCTCGGCCCTCGTCCACGAGCCGTCCGTGCTGCTGCTCGACGAGCCCTTCAACGGCATGGACCCGCGCCAGCGCATGCAACTGATGGATCTGTTGCGGCGGATGGGCGCGGAGGGCCGCACCGTGCTGTTCTCCTCCCACATCCTGGAGGAGGTCGAACAGCTCGCCTCCCACATCGAGGTGATCGTGGCCGGGCGGCATGCCGCCTCCGGCGACTTCCGAAAGATCCGCCGGCTGATGACGGACCGGCCGCACCGCTATCTCGTACGGTCCAGCGACGACCGGGCGCTCGCCGCTGCCCTGATCGCCGACCCGTCGACGGCCGGCATCGAGGTCGACCTGGCCGAGGGCGCGCTGCGCATCCAGGCGGTCGACTTCGGCCGGTTCACCGAGCTGCTGCCGCGGGTCGCCCGTGAGCACTCCATCCGGCTGCTCACGGTCTCGCCCTCGGACGAGTCCCTCGAGTCGGTCTTCTCCTACCTCGTAGCGGCCTGA
- a CDS encoding SDR family oxidoreductase has product MSLKGARERWVRTGGIELCVAELGDATQPTVLLVHGYPDSKEVWSEVAERLATRFHVVLYDVRGHGRSTAPAPLRGGFTLEKLTDDFLAVADAVSPDKPVHLVGHDWGSVQSWEFVTVKRTERRIASFTSMSGPSLDHFGHWIKKRMSRPTPRSVGQLLGQGAKSWYVYMLHTPVLPELAWRGPLGKQWPKILQRVEKVPAGDYPTPSLPQDAAHGAWLYRDNVRARLRRPRPDAYAHAPVQLITPTGDIFLSERLYDEVDEWAPQLTRRSLPAKHWVPRTRPDQLAAWIGEFVMANEDSATGVAARETVVRGPYAERFGGQLVLVTGAASGIGRATAFAFAEAGARIVAVDRDAEGAARTADMSRLIGSPEAWGETVDVSDEQAMEKLAEKVATAYGVVDVLVNNAGIGLSGPLLQTSTEDWEAVLDVNLWGVIHGCRLFGRQMAERGQGGHIVNTASAAAYQPSRALPAYSTSKAAVLMLSECLRAELAGQGIGVSAICPGIVNTNITATARFAGVDEAEEKRRQKKSARLYGLRNYPPEKVADAILRAVVKNQAVVPVTPEARVTHFMSRFSPRTLRAIARLEPPL; this is encoded by the coding sequence GTGAGTCTCAAAGGGGCGCGTGAGCGCTGGGTCCGTACGGGCGGCATCGAGCTGTGCGTCGCCGAGCTGGGCGATGCGACGCAGCCGACGGTACTGCTCGTGCACGGTTATCCGGACAGCAAGGAGGTGTGGTCGGAGGTCGCCGAACGGCTGGCGACACGCTTCCACGTGGTGCTGTACGACGTGCGGGGACACGGCCGGTCGACGGCCCCGGCCCCGCTGCGCGGCGGCTTCACCCTGGAAAAGCTGACGGACGACTTCCTGGCGGTCGCGGACGCGGTGAGTCCGGACAAGCCGGTGCATCTGGTCGGACACGACTGGGGGTCCGTGCAGTCCTGGGAGTTCGTGACCGTCAAGCGGACCGAGCGTCGAATCGCCTCCTTCACCTCGATGTCCGGTCCCTCCCTGGATCACTTCGGGCACTGGATCAAGAAGCGGATGAGCCGGCCGACGCCTCGCAGCGTCGGCCAGCTGCTCGGCCAGGGCGCCAAGTCCTGGTACGTGTACATGCTGCATACGCCGGTTCTGCCGGAGCTCGCCTGGCGCGGACCGCTGGGCAAGCAGTGGCCCAAGATCCTTCAGCGGGTGGAGAAGGTGCCCGCCGGCGACTATCCGACGCCCTCGCTGCCTCAGGACGCGGCGCACGGCGCCTGGCTCTACCGCGACAACGTCCGCGCCAGGCTGCGCCGCCCGCGTCCCGACGCGTACGCACACGCGCCGGTCCAGCTGATCACGCCGACCGGCGACATCTTTCTCTCCGAGCGACTCTACGACGAAGTGGACGAGTGGGCACCGCAGTTGACCCGGCGCTCGCTGCCTGCGAAGCACTGGGTACCGCGCACCAGGCCCGACCAGCTGGCGGCCTGGATCGGGGAGTTCGTCATGGCGAACGAGGACAGTGCCACCGGGGTGGCGGCGCGGGAGACCGTGGTCCGTGGCCCGTACGCCGAGCGGTTCGGCGGGCAGCTCGTCCTGGTGACGGGCGCGGCCAGCGGCATCGGGCGCGCCACCGCCTTCGCGTTCGCCGAGGCGGGAGCACGGATCGTGGCCGTGGACCGGGACGCTGAGGGGGCGGCCAGGACCGCGGATATGTCCCGGCTGATCGGCTCGCCCGAAGCCTGGGGCGAGACGGTAGACGTCAGCGACGAGCAGGCGATGGAGAAGCTCGCCGAGAAGGTCGCCACCGCCTACGGCGTCGTGGACGTCCTGGTCAACAATGCCGGTATCGGACTGTCGGGCCCCCTCCTCCAGACCAGCACCGAGGACTGGGAGGCGGTCCTCGACGTCAATCTGTGGGGCGTCATCCACGGCTGTCGGCTCTTCGGCAGGCAGATGGCCGAGCGCGGACAGGGCGGCCATATCGTCAACACCGCTTCTGCCGCCGCCTATCAGCCCTCCAGGGCCCTGCCCGCGTACAGCACATCCAAGGCCGCGGTGCTGATGCTCAGCGAGTGTCTGCGGGCTGAGCTGGCCGGACAGGGCATCGGGGTCTCGGCGATCTGTCCCGGCATCGTCAACACCAACATCACAGCCACCGCGCGCTTCGCCGGGGTCGACGAGGCCGAGGAGAAGCGGCGCCAGAAGAAGTCCGCCCGGCTGTACGGGCTGCGCAACTACCCGCCGGAGAAGGTCGCGGACGCGATCCTGCGCGCCGTCGTGAAGAACCAGGCGGTCGTGCCGGTGACGCCGGAGGCCCGTGTCACCCACTTCATGTCCCGCTTCAGTCCCAGGACGCTGCGCGCGATCGCCCGATTGGAGCCGCCGCTGTGA
- the efeB gene encoding iron uptake transporter deferrochelatase/peroxidase subunit, translating to MSRRRLLGTVGAAGLVLGAAGGAGAYAAAADDAPTALATVGATGIAFHGKHQAGITTPLQARGHLIAFDLAPGAGRREAAALMRRWSALAGELMAGRPAGDGDADTGVALDAGPSSLTVTFGFGRSFFERTALVAQRPPELDPLPPFSSDQLDARRSNGDLWVQIGADDALVAFHALRAVQKAAGDAARVRWQMNGFNRSPGVTGKPMTARNLMGQVDGTRNPKPSEPDFDRRIFVPSGTEYAWLEGGSYAVVRRIRMLLDDWEQLPLKKQELVIGRRKSDGAPLTGGSETTELALDKTGPDGMLVIPDNAHARISAPEQNGGAAMLRRPFSFHDGIGADGTPDAGLLFVCWQADPLRGFVPVQRKLDRGDALSPFIRHEASGLFAVPGGPGDGEYMGQRLLES from the coding sequence ATCTCCCGGCGACGGCTGCTCGGTACCGTGGGCGCGGCCGGTCTTGTGCTGGGTGCCGCGGGCGGAGCCGGTGCGTACGCCGCAGCTGCCGACGATGCCCCGACCGCGCTGGCCACGGTCGGCGCGACCGGTATCGCCTTCCACGGCAAGCACCAGGCAGGCATCACCACACCGCTGCAGGCCCGCGGCCATCTGATCGCCTTCGATCTGGCGCCGGGAGCGGGCCGCAGGGAAGCCGCCGCGCTCATGCGCCGCTGGTCCGCGCTGGCGGGCGAGCTGATGGCGGGCAGGCCGGCGGGCGACGGCGACGCCGACACGGGCGTCGCGCTGGACGCCGGACCCTCCTCGCTGACCGTCACCTTCGGCTTCGGCCGCTCCTTCTTCGAACGTACGGCCCTGGTGGCGCAGCGCCCTCCGGAGCTGGACCCGCTGCCGCCCTTCTCCTCCGACCAGCTGGATGCCAGGCGCAGCAACGGTGATCTATGGGTGCAGATCGGCGCGGACGACGCGCTGGTCGCCTTTCACGCGCTGCGAGCGGTCCAGAAGGCAGCGGGCGACGCGGCCCGGGTGCGCTGGCAGATGAACGGCTTCAACCGTTCGCCGGGCGTCACCGGAAAACCGATGACCGCGCGCAATCTGATGGGCCAGGTCGACGGCACCCGCAATCCGAAGCCGTCCGAGCCCGACTTCGACCGGCGGATCTTCGTGCCGTCCGGGACGGAGTACGCGTGGCTGGAGGGGGGCTCGTACGCCGTCGTACGCCGCATCCGGATGCTCCTCGACGACTGGGAGCAGCTCCCGCTGAAGAAGCAGGAGCTGGTCATCGGCCGGCGCAAGTCCGACGGGGCGCCGCTGACCGGCGGCAGCGAGACGACCGAGCTCGCGCTCGACAAGACCGGCCCCGACGGGATGCTGGTCATCCCGGACAACGCCCACGCCCGGATCTCGGCGCCGGAGCAGAACGGCGGCGCGGCAATGCTGCGGCGGCCGTTCTCCTTCCACGACGGCATAGGTGCGGACGGGACACCGGACGCGGGACTGCTCTTCGTCTGCTGGCAGGCCGATCCGCTGCGTGGCTTTGTGCCCGTGCAGCGCAAGCTCGACCGGGGGGACGCGTTGTCGCCGTTCATCCGGCACGAGGCGAGCGGACTCTTCGCGGTGCCGGGCGGGCCCGGGGACGGCGAGTACATGGGTCAGCGGCTGCTGGAGTCGTAA
- a CDS encoding ABC transporter permease — translation MYNPTVARLTYRAVLGRRRAAILFVLPGLLLLIAVAVRAFNGVDDQVAADVLGGFAIATMVPLIGVIAGTGSIGPEIDDGSIVYLLAKPVKRPTIIFTKLIVAIAVTMAFSAVPTFIAGFILNGNGQQVAIAYTVAALVASIAYSALFLLLGTVSRHAVVIGLVYALVWETLFGSLVPGARTLSVQQWSLSLAERIAGEGLIGSDVGLPLAVALLAGVTVVATWYAGQKLRVLKLAGEE, via the coding sequence ATGTACAACCCCACAGTCGCCCGGCTCACCTATCGGGCCGTGCTCGGCAGGCGCCGGGCCGCGATCCTGTTCGTACTGCCCGGTCTGCTGCTGCTCATCGCGGTGGCGGTACGGGCCTTCAACGGCGTGGACGACCAGGTCGCCGCCGATGTCCTGGGCGGGTTCGCCATCGCCACGATGGTGCCGCTGATCGGCGTGATCGCGGGCACCGGTTCGATCGGTCCCGAGATCGACGACGGTTCGATCGTCTATCTGCTGGCCAAGCCGGTGAAGCGGCCGACCATCATCTTCACCAAACTGATCGTCGCGATCGCCGTGACGATGGCCTTCTCGGCGGTGCCCACGTTCATCGCCGGATTCATTCTCAACGGCAACGGGCAGCAGGTCGCGATCGCGTACACGGTGGCGGCGCTGGTCGCCTCGATCGCGTACAGCGCGCTGTTCCTGCTGCTCGGGACGGTCAGCAGGCATGCGGTGGTGATCGGACTCGTCTACGCCCTGGTGTGGGAGACGCTGTTCGGCAGCCTGGTGCCGGGGGCGCGCACGCTGAGCGTCCAGCAGTGGTCGCTGTCGCTCGCCGAGCGGATCGCCGGAGAGGGCCTCATCGGTTCGGACGTGGGTCTGCCGCTGGCGGTGGCGCTGCTGGCGGGCGTCACGGTGGTGGCGACCTGGTACGCGGGCCAGAAGCTGAGGGTGCTGAAGCTCGCCGGCGAGGAGTGA
- a CDS encoding HAD family hydrolase, which yields MSPAPFPYKLVATDLDGTLLRGDDTVSERTRDALAAATAAGAAHIIVTGRAVPWTRHILDDLGYDGLAVCGQGAQVYHAGEHRLLTSVTLDRQLAGLALSKIEAEIGPLALAASRDGLDGEVLVSAGYRVQEGPLPVVVFEDPSELWSAPLNKVYIQHPGLDDDELAKVARATVGSLVDVVMAGAGVVEILPLGLSKATGLSLAARRLGLRASDTIAFGDMPNDIPMFGWAAHGVAMANAHDELKAVAHEITASNEHDGIAVVLEQLLNG from the coding sequence GTGAGCCCGGCACCGTTCCCGTACAAGCTCGTCGCGACCGACCTCGACGGCACGCTGCTGCGTGGCGACGACACCGTCTCGGAGCGCACCCGTGACGCGCTCGCCGCGGCCACCGCGGCGGGTGCGGCGCACATCATCGTCACCGGACGGGCCGTGCCGTGGACCCGGCACATCCTGGACGACCTGGGGTACGACGGCCTCGCCGTCTGCGGCCAGGGCGCGCAGGTCTACCACGCCGGTGAGCACCGGCTGCTGACCTCCGTGACGCTGGACCGGCAGTTGGCCGGGCTCGCGCTCTCCAAGATCGAGGCGGAGATCGGCCCGCTGGCGCTGGCCGCGAGCCGCGACGGACTCGACGGCGAGGTACTGGTCAGCGCCGGCTACCGGGTGCAGGAGGGCCCGCTGCCGGTGGTGGTGTTCGAGGACCCGTCCGAGCTGTGGTCCGCCCCGCTGAACAAGGTCTACATCCAGCATCCGGGGCTCGACGACGACGAGCTGGCCAAGGTGGCCAGGGCGACGGTCGGCAGCCTGGTGGACGTCGTGATGGCAGGTGCGGGCGTGGTGGAGATCCTGCCGCTGGGTCTGAGCAAGGCGACGGGGCTCTCGCTGGCGGCGCGGCGGCTGGGGCTGCGGGCCTCCGACACGATCGCCTTCGGTGACATGCCGAACGACATCCCGATGTTCGGCTGGGCGGCGCACGGTGTGGCGATGGCCAATGCGCACGACGAACTGAAGGCTGTGGCGCACGAGATCACGGCGTCGAACGAACACGACGGCATCGCGGTGGTGCTGGAGCAGTTGCTGAACGGCTGA
- a CDS encoding ABC transporter ATP-binding protein yields MIATESLSKRFPRVTALDRLSLDIGPGVTGLVGANGAGKSTLIKILLGLSPATEGRAAVLGLDVATSGGAIREQVGYMPEHDCLPPDVSATEFVVHMARMSGLPPTAARERTADTLRHVGLYEERYRPIGGYSTGMKQRVKLAQALVHDPKLVLLDEPTNGLDPVGRDEMLGLIRRVHTDFGISVLVTSHLLGELERTCDHVVVIDGGALLRSSSTSDFTQTTATLAVEVTDTDTHPDGTAVLRKALAAAGITLHARVEDGLPGAGHILLIEATGEETYDVVRDTVAGLGLGLVRMEQRRHHIAEVFRPEAAAQAMEVQAR; encoded by the coding sequence GTGATCGCGACCGAAAGCCTGAGCAAGCGGTTCCCGAGGGTGACCGCTCTTGACCGGCTCTCCTTGGACATCGGACCCGGTGTGACCGGCCTGGTGGGCGCCAATGGAGCCGGCAAGTCCACGTTGATCAAGATCCTGCTGGGTCTGTCCCCCGCCACGGAAGGCCGGGCCGCGGTGCTCGGGCTCGACGTCGCCACGAGCGGCGGCGCCATCCGTGAACAGGTGGGATACATGCCCGAGCACGACTGCCTGCCGCCCGATGTCTCGGCGACCGAGTTCGTCGTCCATATGGCGCGCATGTCCGGGCTCCCGCCGACGGCCGCCCGCGAGCGCACCGCGGACACCCTGCGCCATGTCGGCCTGTACGAGGAGCGGTACCGCCCCATCGGCGGCTACTCGACCGGTATGAAGCAGCGCGTCAAGCTTGCGCAGGCGCTGGTTCACGACCCGAAGCTGGTCCTCCTGGACGAGCCGACCAACGGTCTCGACCCGGTCGGACGCGACGAGATGCTCGGCCTGATCCGCCGCGTCCACACCGACTTCGGCATCTCGGTCCTGGTCACCTCGCATCTCCTCGGCGAGCTCGAGCGCACCTGTGACCATGTCGTCGTCATCGACGGCGGCGCGCTGCTGCGCTCCAGCTCCACCAGCGACTTCACCCAGACCACCGCGACCCTCGCGGTCGAGGTCACCGACACGGACACGCATCCCGACGGCACCGCGGTGCTCCGTAAGGCGCTCGCCGCCGCCGGAATCACGCTCCACGCGCGCGTGGAGGACGGTCTGCCCGGCGCGGGCCACATCCTGCTCATCGAGGCGACGGGCGAGGAGACGTACGACGTCGTGCGTGACACCGTCGCCGGACTCGGCCTCGGACTCGTACGGATGGAACAGCGCCGACACCACATCGCGGAGGTCTTCCGCCCCGAGGCAGCGGCCCAGGCCATGGAGGTGCAGGCTCGATGA
- a CDS encoding M24 family metallopeptidase encodes MTSAVASELNAELRGFREVQRLAYDCAEAVAAQLKPGVTERAAARMQREWLRERGVRDWFHLPFAWFGDRTAFVNFRIPLQFFPTNRVLEAGMPFILDMAPVYKGFTADIGYSGCLGPSAIHNRLLADLEAHRELILREVRERRSLREIYENVDRLMVRQGYANRHRAYPFGVIAHKIDRVRERRFSPRLFGFGTQSLKGLVSDAVHGHRDGWSPLWSPYTFSDHPPQPGLWAVEPHLGFRGTGAKFEEILVVTDSKDPEQSAFWLDDDLPHVRRWAEERSA; translated from the coding sequence ATGACCTCAGCAGTGGCAAGCGAACTGAACGCGGAACTGCGGGGGTTCAGGGAAGTACAGCGCCTCGCCTACGACTGCGCGGAGGCGGTCGCGGCGCAGCTGAAGCCCGGTGTGACCGAGCGCGCGGCGGCGCGGATGCAGCGCGAGTGGCTGCGCGAGCGGGGCGTGCGCGACTGGTTCCACCTGCCCTTCGCCTGGTTCGGGGACCGTACGGCCTTCGTCAACTTCCGGATACCGCTCCAGTTCTTCCCGACCAACCGCGTGCTCGAGGCGGGGATGCCCTTCATCCTCGACATGGCCCCGGTCTACAAGGGCTTCACCGCGGACATCGGCTACTCCGGCTGTCTCGGCCCGAGCGCGATACACAACAGACTGCTCGCCGATCTCGAGGCGCACCGCGAGCTGATCCTGCGGGAGGTGCGGGAGCGGCGTTCGCTGCGCGAGATCTACGAGAACGTGGACCGGCTGATGGTCCGGCAGGGGTACGCCAACCGCCACCGCGCCTATCCCTTCGGTGTCATCGCCCACAAGATCGACCGCGTCAGGGAGCGTCGTTTCTCGCCGCGCCTCTTCGGGTTCGGCACCCAGTCGCTGAAGGGGCTCGTGAGCGACGCGGTGCACGGCCACCGCGACGGCTGGTCCCCGCTGTGGAGCCCGTACACATTCTCCGACCACCCGCCCCAGCCGGGGCTGTGGGCGGTCGAACCGCACCTCGGGTTCCGGGGTACGGGCGCGAAGTTCGAGGAGATCCTGGTCGTCACCGACTCCAAGGACCCCGAGCAGAGCGCGTTCTGGCTGGACGACGATCTGCCGCATGTGCGGCGCTGGGCTGAGGAGAGGTCGGCGTGA